The DNA segment GCCACCAACTCCAGAGCAGTTCCTATTTACCAAACCAGCTCTTATGTCTTCAATGATGCTGAGCACGGGGCTGATTTGTTTGGGCTTAAGGAGTTTGGGAATATTTACACCCGTTTAATGAACCCTACAACGGATGTTTTGGAAAAAAGAGTTGCAGCCCTGGAAGGGGGCGTAGCCGCAGTGGCGACCGCTTCAGGCCAATCGGCTCAGCTCTTAGCCATTACTAATTGTATGCAAGCAGGAGACAACTTTGTTTCCACATCCTACTTATATGGCGGTACTTACAACCAGTTCAAAGTCCAGTTTCCCCGATTCGGCATCGACGTTCGTTTCGCTGATGGCGATGAAATTGATAGCTTCGCCTCGCAAATCGACGACAAAACCAAGGCTATTTATGTCGAAGCGATGGGAAATCCCCGTTTCAACATTCCTGATTTCGAAGGCTTGTCTGCCCTTGCCAAAGCATGTGGGATTCCGTTAATTGTAGATAACACCCTTGGTGCCGCAGGTGCCCTCCTACGACCAATTGAACATGGTGCTAATGTGGTGGTGGAAAGTGCAACCAAATGGATTGGTGGCCACGGCACTAGCCTGGGTGGAGTGATTGTGGATGCGGGAACCTTTAATTGGGGCAACGGCAAATTTCCCTTAATGAGTCAGCCGAGTGCGGCGTATCATGGTTTCGTGCATTGGGATTCCTTTGGCTTCGGCAGCAACATCTGCCAGATGCTTGGGCTGCCCGCCGACCGCAACGTGGCTTTCGCCTTGCGAGCACGCGTGGAGTGCCTCCGTGACTGGGGGCCAGCGATTAGTCCCTTCAACAGTTTCATGCTTCTTCAGGGGCTTGAAACCCTCAGCCTTCGTGTTGAGCGCCACACCGAGAACGCCATGTCTATGGCTAACTGGTTGAACGAGCATCCCAAAGTTGCTCACGTCAGCTATCCCGGTCTCCCAAGTGACCCATATCACGAGGCCGCTAAAAAGTACCTCACCGGTCGCGGTATGGGCTGCATGTTGATGTTCTCTTTGAAGGGTGGCTTTGACGACGCTGTGCAATTCATTAACAGCCTAAAGCTCGCCA comes from the Synechococcus sp. M16CYN genome and includes:
- a CDS encoding O-acetylhomoserine aminocarboxypropyltransferase/cysteine synthase, which produces MSQRFETLQLHAGHSPDIATNSRAVPIYQTSSYVFNDAEHGADLFGLKEFGNIYTRLMNPTTDVLEKRVAALEGGVAAVATASGQSAQLLAITNCMQAGDNFVSTSYLYGGTYNQFKVQFPRFGIDVRFADGDEIDSFASQIDDKTKAIYVEAMGNPRFNIPDFEGLSALAKACGIPLIVDNTLGAAGALLRPIEHGANVVVESATKWIGGHGTSLGGVIVDAGTFNWGNGKFPLMSQPSAAYHGFVHWDSFGFGSNICQMLGLPADRNVAFALRARVECLRDWGPAISPFNSFMLLQGLETLSLRVERHTENAMSMANWLNEHPKVAHVSYPGLPSDPYHEAAKKYLTGRGMGCMLMFSLKGGFDDAVQFINSLKLASHLANVGDAKTLVIHPASTTHQQLSKEEQASAGVTPTMVRVSVGIEHIDDIKADFKQAFANLS